A portion of the Burkholderiales bacterium genome contains these proteins:
- a CDS encoding MBL fold metallo-hydrolase, which translates to MSLHDTGVDEIADGIYRISIAIPPSTGSGGFTFNQYLVRDEAPLLFHTGPRKLFDAVRAGIERVLPVERLRYVSFSHVEADECGALNPFLAVAPHAVPLCGRIAALVSIGDLADRPPRPLADGEALSLGAREVRWHDAPHVPHGWECGFLSETTTHTLFCGDLFTQFGDRHDAITEGDILEASEAGRSRMDYYAHSPNTGRVLAALADTAPTTLACMHGSAWRGDGASMLRALSARLGA; encoded by the coding sequence ATGAGCCTCCACGACACCGGCGTCGACGAGATCGCCGACGGCATCTATCGCATCAGCATCGCGATCCCTCCGAGCACCGGATCGGGCGGATTCACGTTCAACCAGTACCTCGTCCGCGACGAGGCGCCGCTCCTCTTCCACACCGGTCCGCGGAAGCTGTTCGACGCCGTGCGCGCCGGGATCGAGCGGGTGCTGCCAGTCGAGCGCCTGCGCTACGTCTCGTTCTCGCATGTCGAGGCGGACGAGTGCGGCGCGCTCAATCCGTTCCTCGCCGTCGCGCCGCACGCGGTCCCGCTGTGCGGGCGCATCGCCGCACTGGTGTCGATCGGCGACCTCGCCGACCGTCCGCCGCGCCCGCTCGCCGACGGCGAAGCGCTCTCGCTCGGCGCGCGCGAGGTGCGCTGGCACGACGCCCCCCACGTCCCGCACGGCTGGGAATGCGGATTCCTCTCCGAGACGACGACGCACACGCTCTTCTGCGGCGACCTGTTCACGCAGTTCGGCGATCGCCACGACGCGATCACCGAAGGCGACATCCTCGAGGCGTCCGAAGCCGGCCGCAGCAGGATGGACTACTACGCGCATTCGCCGAACACCGGCCGGGTGCTCGCCGCGCTCGCGGACACCGCGCCCACCACGCTCGCGTGCATGCACGGCTCGGCGTGGCGCGGCGACGGCGCCTCGATGCTGCGCGCGCTGTCCGCCCGGCTGGGCGCGTAG
- a CDS encoding SRPBCC domain-containing protein has product MIAASRTHRIDTTIDIGASADRIWRILCDFAGYARWNPFVRAIAGEPAIGASLVVSLAPPGGRPMRFRPVVVALEPERELRWKGKLLIPGLFDGEHWFRLVARGRARTTFEHGEQFSGLLVPRFRPALEDTTRRGFVAMNEALKREAERAA; this is encoded by the coding sequence ATGATCGCCGCGTCGCGCACCCACCGCATCGACACGACGATCGACATCGGCGCATCCGCCGACCGCATCTGGCGGATCCTCTGCGATTTCGCGGGCTACGCGCGCTGGAACCCGTTCGTGCGCGCAATCGCCGGCGAGCCGGCGATCGGCGCGAGCCTCGTCGTGTCGCTCGCTCCGCCCGGAGGCCGGCCGATGCGCTTCCGGCCGGTCGTCGTCGCGCTCGAACCGGAACGCGAGCTGCGCTGGAAGGGGAAGCTGCTGATCCCCGGACTCTTCGACGGGGAACACTGGTTCCGCCTGGTCGCGCGCGGCCGCGCGCGCACGACCTTCGAGCACGGCGAGCAGTTCTCGGGGCTGCTCGTGCCGCGCTTCCGGCCCGCGCTCGAGGACACGACGCGGCGCGGTTTCGTCGCGATGAACGAGGCGCTGAAGCGCGAGGCCGAGCGCGCGGCGTGA
- a CDS encoding NAD-dependent epimerase/dehydratase family protein, translated as MKFLVLGGTRFLGRHLVDAAVERGHTVTTFTRGQSPTHEHPAVLPLGGDRDPRKGAGLAALASGTWDAAFDLSGYVPRIVDASCELLAARVRRYLFVSTQSVYADTATPGIGEDAARETLADPESEDVAAHYGALKAACEDRVLARCGANATIVRPGLIVGPHDPTDRFAYWVARFTQPEVLGERDDEAAVPAPPERPIQFIDARDLATWMVVLAEGDVGGTFNATSPAGRFTMQDLVEAATLLRRVDAPAPVWIDEEVLRRAGIEPWTELPLWLPSDDPRYAGFYAIETSRAVEAGLTVRPMTATVSDTAAWLGGRWRPDAWQKVLTVERERRLVALQAVRG; from the coding sequence GTGAAGTTCCTCGTCCTCGGCGGCACGAGATTCCTCGGCCGGCACCTGGTCGACGCCGCGGTCGAACGGGGACACACGGTCACGACGTTCACGCGCGGCCAGTCGCCGACGCACGAACACCCCGCGGTCCTGCCGCTCGGCGGCGACCGCGACCCGCGCAAGGGCGCCGGACTCGCGGCGCTCGCGTCCGGGACCTGGGATGCCGCGTTCGACCTCTCCGGCTACGTGCCGCGCATCGTCGATGCGTCCTGCGAACTCCTCGCCGCCCGCGTGCGCCGCTACCTCTTCGTGTCGACGCAATCGGTGTACGCGGACACGGCGACGCCGGGCATCGGCGAGGACGCCGCGCGCGAGACGCTCGCCGATCCGGAGAGCGAGGATGTCGCCGCGCACTACGGTGCGCTCAAGGCCGCCTGCGAGGACCGCGTCCTCGCGCGCTGCGGCGCGAACGCGACGATCGTGCGTCCGGGGCTCATCGTGGGGCCGCACGACCCGACCGACCGCTTCGCCTACTGGGTCGCTCGGTTCACCCAACCCGAGGTCCTGGGCGAGCGCGACGACGAAGCCGCGGTGCCCGCGCCGCCGGAGCGGCCGATCCAGTTCATCGACGCGCGCGATCTCGCGACGTGGATGGTGGTGCTGGCCGAAGGCGATGTCGGCGGCACCTTCAACGCGACGAGCCCCGCGGGCCGGTTCACGATGCAGGATCTGGTCGAGGCCGCGACGCTGCTGCGCCGCGTCGATGCTCCCGCGCCGGTGTGGATCGACGAGGAGGTCCTGCGCCGGGCGGGCATCGAACCGTGGACCGAACTGCCGCTGTGGCTGCCCTCCGACGATCCGCGGTACGCCGGCTTCTACGCGATCGAAACCTCGCGTGCGGTCGAGGCCGGGCTCACGGTCCGCCCGATGACCGCGACCGTCTCGGACACGGCCGCGTGGCTCGGCGGCCGGTGGCGGCCGGACGCCTGGCAGAAGGTGTTGACCGTCGAACGGGAACGGCGGCTCGTCGCGCTGCAGGCCGTCCGCGGTTGA
- a CDS encoding inositol monophosphatase family protein, giving the protein MSPDDYLEFAYRTVVDAGAATLPHFRVPIAVDDKGDTGYDPVTAADRDAEAVIRAAIAKAFPDHGIRGEEHGFERGRSRHTWVIDPVDGTRSFITGQLHWGMLVALHDGERVVCGVSHQPYVGETFLASAGGKARFRHAGTERALSTRRCGALGDAILASTSPDLFDTPARAAGFARVRSRVRLTRFGGDCYAYCLLAMGLIDVVVESGLHAWDIQALIPIIEGAGGVVTAWDGGVCEEGGDVVACGDPSLAPQVRALLRGA; this is encoded by the coding sequence ATGAGTCCGGACGACTATCTCGAGTTCGCCTACCGCACGGTGGTCGATGCGGGGGCGGCGACGCTGCCGCACTTCCGCGTGCCGATCGCGGTCGACGACAAGGGCGACACCGGCTACGACCCGGTGACCGCGGCGGATCGCGACGCGGAGGCGGTGATCCGCGCCGCGATCGCGAAAGCGTTCCCGGACCACGGCATCCGCGGCGAGGAGCACGGGTTCGAGCGCGGGCGGTCGCGCCACACCTGGGTGATCGATCCGGTCGACGGCACGCGCAGCTTCATCACCGGCCAGTTGCACTGGGGCATGCTGGTCGCGCTCCACGACGGCGAGCGCGTGGTCTGCGGCGTGTCGCACCAGCCCTACGTCGGCGAGACCTTCCTCGCGTCCGCCGGCGGGAAGGCGCGGTTCCGTCACGCCGGGACCGAGCGCGCGCTCTCGACGCGCCGCTGCGGCGCGCTCGGCGACGCGATCCTCGCGTCCACGTCCCCCGACCTGTTCGACACGCCCGCGCGTGCGGCGGGTTTCGCGCGCGTGCGCTCGCGGGTGCGGCTCACCCGCTTCGGCGGCGACTGCTACGCGTACTGCCTGCTCGCGATGGGCCTGATCGACGTCGTGGTCGAGTCGGGGCTGCACGCCTGGGACATCCAGGCGCTGATCCCGATCATCGAAGGCGCGGGCGGTGTCGTGACCGCCTGGGACGGCGGGGTCTGCGAGGAGGGCGGCGACGTCGTCGCCTGCGGCGATCCTTCGCTCGCGCCGCAGGTCCGCGCGCTCCTGCGAGGCGCGTGA